In the genome of Odocoileus virginianus isolate 20LAN1187 ecotype Illinois chromosome 17, Ovbor_1.2, whole genome shotgun sequence, the window TACAGCAATCCTGGGAAAAACCAAGGCCAGAGCCCTATCCTGCACACACCCTGTCTTTGCAGTCGTGCTAAACACAACTGCCTCCATGCATCAGCAGACACATAGCCCTTTCCAGTGCCACAGGCCAGGAGACAGTAGGACTGGGGCACCGCATATCTACTACCCTCCCTAACTTGTTAGCACACATCTCCTCATTATAAGTTATCTTAAAAGTTAACCTGTCAAACTTCAGGAAAGGTTAAGTAGGCAAACCaagttcaaaaaggaaaaaaggacgTGGAGAAGGTAACACCGTCTACGTGGGTCCCCAACCACAGGCTCTCCTGAGCACCGTGGGAAATGGGCTGGGAGGTGGGCTGTGTGCCAAGAGGCTGGCAGTCGGGGCAGAAGAGGTGCCTTCTATTCTGACTTCTCCACCCAGTTAGGATTAAGGGACAAGCTGAGATTCCTCCTCATCCTCAAGTCCTCTATGTTGGGCATCACATCAGGTGTTCCCCGCCTTTCTCTACCTCTCCCATACCAGCCACCAGCAACAACGTGGCAACTGCCTGCCTGGGTGATACACATCCATTTCCCCAAATTTCACACTTGCTCTCAGAGATCTCAACAGTGAGGCAGGTGAGCGGGGTATGAATGTAGGGACTCCAAGTCTCACTTTCATGCTGGCAGAGAGATGCACCCCAGGGAGGGGTGATGGGGGGAAAGAGCTGGGAAGAGCAATATAGGTGAGTCTTAGTAATGGGACCACTTCTGTTTACACCGAATGGCAGCTTCACTGTTTCTGATGGAcaatcctctccctcctcctccttccaggtTGCAATAGGTCTGTTAGGCATGTCCCAACTGTCAGGCAAGGCTGTTTGGAACCAAGGCTACAAATTTCTCCTTATGATGAAAGGACAGAACCAAGTGTTAAAACCGGCATCTATTTCTTCCCTAAttaattttaagttcttttaaaaacctAGCAGgtgtcaaaataattttaaagataatcaaCAAGAATGAGCGTGCCAGGCGTGGTGCTGAGTACTTGACAttcatctcacttaatcctcagaacaaccctACCAGGTAGATCTGTTACGCCTGCTTTACAGATAAGGGAACGGATGCTCACAATGCTGCTCACTTACACAGAGCTACCAAGGGACAGATCCAAGAACCAAATCCATACACATCTGCCCCCGGAGCCAGCTCACTTACAAACAGCCACCTAATTCACCCAGTAACAGGCGATCTTACCTTTGGTGAGTAACACTTTGCTGCAGCCTGCCCCAGCAGCAGATCGCAGAATTGTCCCTAGGTTCCCAGGGTCACGGAGATTGTCACAAATCAACGATATAGGCAGTGTGTGGCGAAGCTGAGTCTCGGGGTATGTCATCTTAACATGGTCAGGTTTGGCAAAAATCCCTGAGGAAACAAGAAAGGTGGTTCATTTGTCTGATGTGGGTATGGGGAGTAATTTAACGTTTTGGTTATTCATCAGTCTTGGTGTATTTGTAATTACATATTACATGTAAACATTCTGGTTGTAAAAATTCAGTatgccccccccccaactccctcATAAGTGCTTTCAATAGTGGAATGTACACTTTTAGAACTTCTTCCATGCACTTCCCTACATATATGCCCATCTACCCATATAtaagtgctttttcttttgtagtaAAATCACACTCTATGTAATTATTCTgtaatctagttttttttttttttttttttggtcacacttaagtggctttcaggatcttagttctcccaccagggaatgaacctgggcccacaggcagtgaaagcaccaagtcctaaccactggactgccagagaattcccaacattttcttaagttttaaCTGGACATTAAAGGTTGAAGTGACCCCCAAAATATAAGGGTGAGGAGAAGTGATTATTCCCTACAGACTATAAAAACTCACAATACAAATGATGACAGAAAACTGGCTTCAGTTTCTACTTAAAATACAAGATTCACAGATTCGGAAACTGTGCTGTAAGAAAAGGTTAGGTgcagtaatattttgaatttatctaAATTTGTTGCCCTGAGACAAGTATGAACAAATAATCCCAAGTCTCCCCTTCTACAGACTCACTGAATAACCACTGACCCATTATTCCCTGTGGTGTTACCAGGTCGGACCAATCCTTGATATCCTCAAATTTCACCTTAATGAGGCTAACACCTTTCAGCTTTTCAATGGGCAGCTCCTTTATGTATTCCAGACGGCTAAAGAAGAAAACTTTCGGCACAGCACCAGCCTTGAGAGCGTCTGCAATCAGCCTACGACCTTCCAGAAGGATCTTCCCCTGCTTTTCTCGAAATGGCCTGGACTTAACTATGGTCATCACACTGCTGTGGGTGCAAACAAAAAGATGCGTTAATTACCAACATCTTCATTACGGAGACACATCGAGCTCGAGCAGACATGAAGAGCTTcgcagggaaaaaaacaaacgaaCTGTTAGAAAGACACTTATTCTGCCCTCTATGCATAATAAAAACCAGCGAGGCGAGCTGCACGAAGTCCTCCAACGCAAGAAAGAGGTCAAGGTCTCGCtttgaggagggaggagaaacgAGAAAACTCGACAAGCCTCGGGAACACATCACCTCAGCCTTTTGTCTCCAGGGAAAGCCTTATCATAGCGAAGCCCCGACTCTTCCCAGGTGCTGAGCGTCTGAGATGCTGGCCCCTGAATCTGCTGCTTCTGTCGCTGCTCCCGGGGACTGGCCTCTGTCGCCGCCTTCCGAGGCTGTTTCCCGGGATCGAGCTTCCGCTTCACAACCTCACCAGATGGAAACAGCACTTTCACAGGGCTCCGCCGCAGTGCCCGGACCCAGCGCCGCGCATCGAAGTCCCAAGCCTGCACCACCGGCAGCAACGGTCGCGTAGCCCATCCCACGCGCTTCATCAGCGCCGCCATCTTCCCCCGCCCCGTGGGCTGCGTCACGAAAACGCGCCGGCGGCGGCCAGTGACATCGCTAGCGCGCCGGCGTCAGCTGTGGTTTGTGCGCCGCTCTGCGCGTGACCGGCGGTAGTGTAGGTGGTCATGGCGAATCGCAGAGCTTTGCACTTCGTGTTCAAAGTGGGAAACCGCTTCGAGACGGCGCGTTTCTATCGCGATGTCCTGGGGATGAAGGTGCAGGCGGGGCGGAGAGGGGCTGGAGCGGGAGGGGGGCGCGAGTGACTGAACCCCACCTGGccgagggaggagaaaggggtgcgAAGTGAATTTCACCGCGAACCCGGGTGTCGGACCTTAGCCGCAGGACTTCCCATTAACTCTGTGGTTTTCAGGTTCAGGAAGCATCACGAATTGCGGCTTGGGTTAGATGGACTTTGAAAGGGGGCTCACACTTACTAGTTGCCGACTATGTGCGCACACAGGTCCTTTCAGTTTAAGTTCTTTTCACGAATGTTTATTCCTGTCTCTGCGAAGTTTCCAGTCTGTGGGAAAGATAGTAAATAAAAGGTTACGTAATACTCTTCCAGTAAACAATGACTCTTCTGATTTGGAGCCTTTCGGTTTTAGATACCAGCATAATTTAGAGCTCTACTTCTCTTGGGGCTGGTTTGAATGGATCACTCAGTCTGTCTAGGTGAACGCTCCAGTTCGTCTCAGAA includes:
- the MRM3 gene encoding rRNA methyltransferase 3, mitochondrial isoform X1 — encoded protein: MAALMKRVGWATRPLLPVVQAWDFDARRWVRALRRSPVKVLFPSGEVVKRKLDPGKQPRKAATEASPREQRQKQQIQGPASQTLSTWEESGLRYDKAFPGDKRLSSVMTIVKSRPFREKQGKILLEGRRLIADALKAGAVPKVFFFSRLEYIKELPIEKLKGVSLIKVKFEDIKDWSDLVTPQGIMGIFAKPDHVKMTYPETQLRHTLPISLICDNLRDPGNLGTILRSAAGAGCSKVLLTKGCVDAWEPKVLRAGMGAHFQVPIINNLDWEAVPDHLPADARVYVADNCGLHTQAQASNKASDYGWVRDQRPLKFHEYEEEEDDLESGESQDWLPKLEVQSYDSDWTEAPAAVVIGGETHGVSLESLQLAESTGGGRLLIPVVPGVDSLNSAMAASILLFEGKRQLRERVEHLSRDRH